In the genome of Candidatus Binatus sp., the window TGGGGAAGTCGTCGATCCTCAACCGGCTCTCGGGTTTCGAGCGCGCGATCGTGGACGACAGCCCCGGTACGACGCGCGATCCGGTGGACGTGCGGCTTTCCGCACAGGGCCGCGACGTGCTGTTGATCGACACGGCGGGAATCCGCAGGCCGCCGCGCGTCGAAGGCGAGCTGGAGCATCATTCGGTGGGCCGGGCGATCGAAACGATTCGGCGCGCCAACGTTGTGCTGCTGGTGATCGACGCGAGCGAGGGAATCACCGACCAGGATGCGCGGCTGGCGCGGCTGGTGGACAGCAGCGATCGCGCGATGGTGATCGTGTGCAACAAATGGGACGTGGCGGCAAAGCAGGGGCGCAAGCTGGCGGCTTTCGTCCGCGACGCGCACGAGCGCTACCCGTTCCTCGACTATGCGACGATGGTGTTCACGTCAGCGGTCACCGGCGACGGGGTGGACGGGATCATCCCGGCTGCGACCCAGGCCGGAGATTCGTGGCGTGCAGTCTTTCAGACTTCGCGGCTGAATCGAACGCTGGCCGAGGCGACGGCCGCGATGGATCCGCCGCAGGTGGACAGGCGGCGATTGAACCTGATGTACGTGACGCAGGTCGGCAGCGCGCCGCCGCGGCTTCGATTTTTCACCAACGTCGAACACGGCATCCCGGCGCATTACATACGCTTCATCGAAACGCGATTTCGAAAGTCCCTGGAACTTGTCGGCACGCCGCTGAGGCTCGATTTTCGGCGCACCGGCCGCTCGTGGGTGCAAGGCGGTCCGCCGGGACGGCCGCGCGGCAAGCCTCGCAACCGGCCCGCGCCGCGCACCAAGCCCGCGCGCGCGTAAGGTTGCGGCTGTGGAGCATTGGCGCGGCGGCGTTTCGTACACCGCGCCGGGTCCGGTATATTTCAGGGTCAAGGTAATTCCCGTGATCTTTCTATCGACAGTCGAGCCCAGTCAGTGATCCTGATTTTAGATTTCGGCAGCCAGTACACGCAGCTGATTGCGCGCCGCGTGCGCGAAGCCAACGTGTATTGCGAAATCCATCCGTTCAACCTCGAGCCCGAAAAAATCCGCGCGATGAATCCGCGCGGGATAATTCTTTCCGGCGGACCGGCCAGCCTCTACGAGCGCAATGCGCCGGATATCGCCGACGAGGTGCTCAATCTTGGCTGTCCGGTGCTCGGAATCTGCTACGGGCTGTACGTGATCGCGCAGCATATGGGCGCTCGCAGCGTGGGCTCGCGACAGCGCGAATACGGACCCGCAACGCTGGTAATAGACGGCGACGACGTGCTGTTCGAAGGGCTCAGCGGGCGGGAGCATCGCGTCTGGATGAGTCACGGCGACAGGGTCGAGACGATTCCGGGCACGCTGTGCGCGATTGCACACACCGACAACTCGCCGTATGCCGCCTTCAAAACGCGCGACGGGCGCATCCGCGGAATCCAGTTTCATCCCGAGGTCGTGCACACACCGTGCGGCCCGCAGGTGCTGCGCAACTTCGTGCTGAAGATCTGCGGCGAGCGCGGCGATTGGACGATGGCGAATTTTGTCGAGACGAAACTCGCGGAGATTCGCAAGCAGGTCGGGCCGACCGACAAGGTCTTGATGGGACTGTCGGGCGGCGTCGATTCCTCCGTGGCGGCGGCGCTGATTCATCGCGCGATCGGCGCGCGGCTGCATTGCGTGTTCGTAGATACCGGACTGCTGCGCGCGGGCGAGCGCGAGCGGATGGAGAATACGTTCGCGCGCCAGCTCGGGATCGATCTCAAGCTTACAGATGCGTCCGATCTTTTTCTGTCGCGGCTGGCGGGCGTGCTCGATCCCGAGCAAAAACGCCGCATCATCGGACATGCTTTCATCGACGTGTTTGAATCCGAGGAAGTCGTTCAGGGCGCGAAATTTCTCGGCCAGGGAACGCTCTACCCGGACGTGATCGAATCGGTCTCGTTCAAGGGGCCGTCGGCGGTGATCAAGAGCCATCATAACGTCGGCGGATTGCCGGAGCGGATGCGCCTGGAACTGGTCGAACCGTTGCGCGAGTTGTTCAAGGATGAAGTGCGCGAAGTGGGCCGCCGGCTCGGGCTGGCGGCGGAGGTGATCGAGCGGGAACCGTTTCCCGGCCCCGGGCTTGCGGTGCGAATCGTCGGCGAGGTCACGCGCGAGCGGCTCGATTTGCTGCGGCGCGCGGACGCGATCGTGATGCAGGAAACGGCGGCGGCGGGCTTCGGACTCAAACTATGGCAGGCGTTCGCCGTGCTGCTGCCGCTCAAGACCGTGGGCGTGATGGGCGACGGGCGCAGCTACGAAAGCGTGATCGCGATTCGCGCGGTCGAGTCGATGGACGGCATGACGGCGGATTGGGCGCGCCTGGACCCCGCTTTCCTCGCGCGCGTCTCCAGCCGAATCACCAACGAGGTCAGGGGCGTCAACCGCGTGGTTTACGACATCACGTCGAAGCCGCCCGCGACGATAGAGTGGGAGTGAAGGTGACGGTTCGCACACGCTTCGCGCCGAGCCCGACCGGCTCGCTGCACATCGGTAACGTCCGCTCGGGCCTGTTCGCCTACCTCTACGCGCGGCACAACGGCGGGCAGTTCATCGTGCGCATCGACGACACCGATCGCGAACGATCGACCAGGCAGTCGCTTGACGAAATCCTCGCGGACCTGGAATGGCTCGGGATGGAGTGGGACGAAGGTCCGCCCGACGAGGCATACTTTCAGAGCAATCGAGTCCAGCGGCATCGTGAAGCCGCGCTCAAATTGCTGCGCGAGCGAAAAGCGTATCCCTGCTACTGCTCGGCGGAAGAACTGGACGCCAGGCGCAAGCAGGCCGAGCGCGAGCATCGCAGGCCGGTTTACGATCGCAAATGCCGCGGGCTCGGCTTTCCGGCGGCGCTGGCGCTGCCTGACAAATCCGCCGGACGCAACTATACGATCCGGTTTGCGATGCCACTGGATGGCGAGACGGTCGTCGATGACCTGGTGAAAGGCCGGATGGTCTTTCAGAACACCGAGCTCGACGACTTTATCATTGTTCGTTCGGACGGCTCACCGATTTACAACTTCGCGAGCATCCTCGACGACGTGGACATGCGCATCACGCACATCGTTCGCGGCGACGACCACGTCTCGAATACTCCGCGCCAGATGCAGATGGCGTACGCGCTCGGATTCACGCCGCCAGCCTTCGCACATTTGCCGCAGGTGCTGGGGCCGGACGGCTCTCCGCTGTCAAAGCGCCACGGCGCGACTTCGGTGATCGCCTATCGCGAGAGCGGCTATTTCCCGCAGGCGATGCTGAACTATCTGGCGCGCCTTGGATGGTCCCACGGTGACCAGGAAATTTTTTCCAGGGACGAACTGATCGGTTATTTTGGCTTCGAGGCTTGCGGAAAATCAGCCGGCGTATTCAACGCCGAAAAATTGCTCTGGCTCAATTTCCATTACCTGAAGGAGCGGCCGATCCCGCGGCTGGCGGCTGAGATCAAGCCGTTCATCGCCAGGCGCGGATGGCCGATTCCGGGCGACGACGCGTGGCTCGAAAAGGCGGTCGCAACCCTGCACGAGCGCGCCAAGACGCTCGTCGAGCTGGTGGACTTCGCGTCGTTCTACCTGAAGGACGCGATCGAGATCGATTCGAAAGCGGCGGCGAAATTCCTTAAGCTCGAAATCGCGGAACCAATCCGGGCGTTGGCCGCGGAGCTCGAATCGATCGAGGGCGAGCTCTCCGAGGCGTCGGTGCAGGCGGTTTTCGAATCTGTCCTCGCGCGATTCAACCTCAAGCTCGGGCAACTCGCGCAACCGGTCCGCGTCGCGCTCACCGGCGGCGCCGTCAGCCCCGGGATTTACGAGGTGATCGCGGTGCTCGGTAAACGCCGCACCGTCGATCGCCTGACCGCCGCCGTCGGCCGAATCGAGCAGCCTGCCTGAACCAACAGCGCCTGGCCGCTGCGGGTCCGCTGCCCGCCACTTCCCCGCTGTTCATCCAGATAGTACCTTTGTATCATGAGTGTACTCGTACCATACGTAGTCGAGCAGACTGGCCGCGGCGAGCGTTCTTACGACATCTTTTCGAGATTGCTCAAGGACCGGATCGTGTTCCTGGGCGGCCCCGTCACCGACGACCTTGCCAACCTGGTCACCGCGCAGCTTCTGTTCCTCGAGTCCGAGGATCCGGAGCGCGAAATCAATATGTACATCAACTCGCCGGGCGGTTCGGTCACCGCCGGCCTGGCCATCTACGACACGATGCAATTCGTGAAACCTCCTGTCTCGACGCTGTGCGTGGGACAGGCCGCCAGCATGGGATCTCTGCTGCTGGCCGCAGGAGCCAAGGGCAGAAGATACGCGCTGCCGCACTCGCGGATACTGATTCATCAGGTCTCCGGCGGGTTCGAGGGACAGGCCAGCGATATCGAGATTCACGCGCGTGAGGCGTTGCGTCTTCGCGAAATCCTCAACGACATCCTTGCTCACCATACCGGCCAGAATGCCAAGAAAGTCGAGAAGGATACCGACCGCGACAACTTCATGTCCGCGGCGCAGGCAGTCGAATACGGACTCATCGACGAAGTCATTTCCGGCCGGCCAATCAAGGCCTCGCTCTAGCCGGCGCCCGACCTGCGCTTGGCCATGGACGCGCAACATAACCTCGAAGACCGGGCTGACGAAAAGATCGAACGGTTCCGAATTCGCGGGATGCATTGCGCGAATTGCGCGAACACCATCGAAAACGCTGTCGCGCCGATCCCCGGCGTCATCGACGCCCATGTAAATTTCGCCGCCGAGACGCTGACCGCGCGCGTCAGCGGCAAACTTGCTGGCGGTGAAATCGAGGCGAGGGTCGCGGCCGCCGGCTATAGCGCGATCGCCGAGTCCAGCGGCGTAAGCGCGGGCGAATCCGCCCTCGATCGCCTGGATGCGCGCCGCAACCTGGCGTGGGTTGTCGCCACCGCGATTGGCGCCGCAGTCGTCATGTATCTGCAGGATCGCGAGGGCAGCGCCGCGCGCATCGCGACGCTCGCCGCCGCCATGACGCTGATGTTCACCGCCGGCCTGACCTTCTACCGCGGCGCATGGATCGCCGCGCGCAATCGCACCGCGAACATGGACACGCTGGTCGCGCTTGGCGTCAGCGCCGCCTGCTTCTACTCAATCCTCACCACCTTTCCCGCCATCTTCTTCGCGGGTCCGCGATTCTTCGATACTGCCGCCGAGCTGATCCTTTTTATTCGCTTCGGCAAATTCCTCGAGGCGCGCGCTCGCGGCCGCGCGATGGCTGCGTTGCGATCCTTGCTGACCCTCGTCCCCGACGTTGCCACTGTGGTGCGCGACGGGATGGAGCGCGCCGTGCCTGTTTCCGAGTTGGCCATCGGCGACATCGTGCTGGTCAAGCCGGCTTCCAGAATTCCGGTTGACGGCGTGATTGTCACCGGCGCCAGCGCTATCGACGAGTCGATGCTTACGGGCGAGTCGATGCCGGTGGACAAGTCGGCGGGTGATGAGGTCTCCGGCGGCGCGCTCAACACCGCCGCTGCGATTACGGTCCGCGCGACGCGTGTTGGCTCTGAGACGGCGCTTGCGCAGATAGTCCGAATGGTTGCGGACGCGCAGGGCGACAAAGCTCCCATCCAGCGCGTCGCCGACGCGGTCGCCGCGCGATTTGTGCCGGCGGTGATCGCGATCGCAGCGCTCACTTTTTTTGCGTGGATGTGGTTGGGCCCGACTCTGGTGATGGCGTTGACTGCGATGACCGCCGTGTTGGTGATCGCGTGCCCATGCGCGATGGGATTGGCCACGCCGACTGCGCTTATGGTAGGTAGCGGGCTCGGCCTGCGCGCGGGAATTTTGTTCAAGCGGGCATCCGCCCTCGAACTGATCACGAGAATCCGGGTCATGCTGTTCGACAAGACCGGCACCCTGACGGTCGGCCGGCCGGAACTCGAGTCGGTCGTCGCGCTCGACCGCGACGAGAATAGTGCGCTGTCCCTTGCCGCGATTGCCGCCGCCGGATCGATTCATCCGCTGTCGCGAGCCGTGACCGCCAGCGCGCAAGCGCGAAATCTCGCGCCGCAATTCACGCCCGATACCTCACGCGAGATGCCGGGCCTCGGCGTTACCGCCGAGCATGGCGGCAAACAGATCGCGCTTGGCAACGACCGCATGATGACGCAGGTCGGCGCCGGCGTCGATTCCCGCGCCCGCGACGAGGCGGCTCGCGTCGCGGCGTCTGCGGCGACGCCGCTGTTCCTCGCGATCGATCGCAAGGTGACTGCGGTGCTTGCATTCCGCGATCCGGTCAAGGCCGACGCCCGCGGCGCGATCGCGGCGCTGCATCGGATGGGCATTCGCACGGTGATGATTTCCGGTGACAACGCTGATGTCGCAAAGACCGTCGCTGCTCGATTGGGAATCGACGAGTTCCACGCGCAACTGATGCCGGCGGACAAGATCGCGATCGTCAAGCGCTACCAGGAGTCCGGCCTGTTCACCGCGATGGTCGGCGACGGAATCAACGACGCGCCCGCACTGGCCGCCGCGGACATTGGAATCGCGATCGGCTCCGGCACTGACGCCGCCAAGGAGACCGGCGACGTCGTGCTCACCCGCGACGACTTGTACGACATCATTCGCGCGCTTGTGCTCGGCCGCTTGACCCTGAACAAGGTGAAGCAAAACCTTTTCTGGGCGTTTTTCTACAACGTGCTCGGAATTCCGATCGCCGCCGGCGTTCTTTATCCGTGGTTTGGAATCATGCTGAACCCCGCCCTGGCCGGACTTGCGATGGCGCTGTCGAGCGTCAGCGTCGTCAGCAACGCGCTACTGCTCAATTTCACCGGCCCGCGAAAGTTGGGCGCAGTGCGCGCCGAAGTCGGAGGATTGCCGGGACCCGCTGCGCCGAATTCCTCGACTCCGCCGCAAGCGCGGATCGAGGTTTCTGAAAAGAAGGAGATCGCAATGGCAACGAAATTAAAATGCGAAAAATGCGGCTTCGAGACCGCGATGCCGACGCATTGCAATCGCCCGATGCACTCTGAACGCGTCGGCCGCGAAATCAAGCTGGTGTGCTGGATGGGTCCCGACTGCGGTGTCGCCGATGTACCCAGGCATTGCGATGCGCCCATGCACGACGCCGCCTAGCACATGCACGTAACCGCTTTCATCGCGCGCATCGGGCTGGGACTATTGCCAATTGGGTGAGCGAGCGTCGAGCGAGGTTCCAGCCGGGAGGATGCGAATGCCGAGCCGGGTCCATCAATTCTACGCGGTAGCTTTCGAGGAGAACTTTTCGCTCCGCCAGATAGCGCCGGCTTTTCCCGAGGCCAGGATGTCGCCGCTCGAAATGTTCGTGCCGATCGAACCCAACGGCGGCCTCTACATCTTTCCCTTCGGCGCCATCGTCTCGCACGACGTTCCGGTCGAGCATCGCGAACGCATATTCGCACGCCTCACCCGGGCCCTGCCCAAACTCACGACCCGGATCATTCGCGAGGATTACTCCGTGCTGGAGGACTCTGCCGCGCCGATCGGTATTTCCGCCGGGATGCTGCGGGTCGACAATCTCACTCCCCAGCGGGCAGGAATCGTCGCGCTGACGGTCGGTCAGAGCGCGGCGATGGAATACTACGAGCGAATGGTGGATAGCCTCTTCGCGCGCACCGCGCAGTTGGTCGATCGGATGGCGTCGCACGGCACCGTGCCGTATCGGATTACTCCTTTGCATCGCTTCATTGGCGAAGCGATTTCGTCGCGCACCGAAGTTCTCGCCGTGCTCCATCTGCTCGACAAGCCCGACGCTGCATGGGAAGACCCCGCGATGGACCTCATCTACGACGACCTGCGCGACGATTTCGATCTCGTCGATCGTTACGCTGCGCTGACCAGCAAGCTGCAGAGCATCCAGGACTCGCTGGTTCTGGTCCTGGACGTCGCGCGCGACCGCCGCCTCGTACTGCTCGAAGTCGTTGTCGTGCTGCTGATTTTGCTGGAAATAATCTTGGGCGTCATTCACTTCACCGCCTAGGCGCGCTCCCACGGCTCGTGACGTCAGCAAACGGAAAAACGGAAAAACGAAAACGGACTAAATCTCGCTAGCTACTGACGGCAGGCGAGTTGATTGGTGGGCAGGGAGTGAATCGAACACTCGACACAAGGATTTTCAGTCCTTTGCTCTACCGACTGAGCTACCTGCCCACCGTGTTGGCCACGTTCGCGCGATGCGATCGGGGCGAACGGTGAAAGAATCATTCGTACCGATGATTGCCGCGCCTTGCAACGGCCCGTTCATCGCTTGAGCCCCGCCACCCGCGACTCGACGAAATCAATCACCTTGCCTTCCAGGTTCACGCCGTCGAGCCGATCGATCTCCTGCACCCCGGTCGGACTCGTCACATTCACCTCGGTCAGGTAGTCGCCGATGATGTCGAGCCCGACAAAGTACAGCCCGTCGCGCTGGAGGCGCGGCTTCAGCATCCGGCAGATATCGCGATCGCGCGCCGTGATCGGCGCCTTCACGCAGGTGCCGCCGACGTGGATGTTGCCGCGATGCTCGTCCTCGCGCGGCACCCGCAGCGTGCATCCCAGAGGTTCTCCGTCGAGCACGATCAGCCGCTTGTCGCCGTTGCGAGCCTCGGGGATATAGCGCTGCGCCATGATTGGACGCGACTCGTATTGCGTCACCGTCTCGAGAATCGCGCCGAGGTTGCGATCCTTCGTGGTGACCAGGAACACGCCTTCGCCGCCGTGTCCGTCCAGCGGCTTCACGATCATCTCGCCGCCTTGCTCGTCAAGAAAATTCTTGAGCCGTGGAATTTCATAA includes:
- the der gene encoding ribosome biogenesis GTPase Der, whose amino-acid sequence is MTNSRAASGAEARRIAAEGLPAVVLVGRANAGKSTLFNRITRGGRAITSAIPGTTRDLNFARAIHGDREFIVADSGGLELGGHERMTERIVGEALAAVGVADVVVFMLDGRGGLGEADAEALALVRETGCPLIMAVNKIDRPGQEAEAAEFYALGGDELFFISAAHGRGIGELLDQVVARLPRLEGAVAASPDLRLALIGRPNVGKSSILNRLSGFERAIVDDSPGTTRDPVDVRLSAQGRDVLLIDTAGIRRPPRVEGELEHHSVGRAIETIRRANVVLLVIDASEGITDQDARLARLVDSSDRAMVIVCNKWDVAAKQGRKLAAFVRDAHERYPFLDYATMVFTSAVTGDGVDGIIPAATQAGDSWRAVFQTSRLNRTLAEATAAMDPPQVDRRRLNLMYVTQVGSAPPRLRFFTNVEHGIPAHYIRFIETRFRKSLELVGTPLRLDFRRTGRSWVQGGPPGRPRGKPRNRPAPRTKPARA
- the guaA gene encoding glutamine-hydrolyzing GMP synthase, yielding MDSRAQSVILILDFGSQYTQLIARRVREANVYCEIHPFNLEPEKIRAMNPRGIILSGGPASLYERNAPDIADEVLNLGCPVLGICYGLYVIAQHMGARSVGSRQREYGPATLVIDGDDVLFEGLSGREHRVWMSHGDRVETIPGTLCAIAHTDNSPYAAFKTRDGRIRGIQFHPEVVHTPCGPQVLRNFVLKICGERGDWTMANFVETKLAEIRKQVGPTDKVLMGLSGGVDSSVAAALIHRAIGARLHCVFVDTGLLRAGERERMENTFARQLGIDLKLTDASDLFLSRLAGVLDPEQKRRIIGHAFIDVFESEEVVQGAKFLGQGTLYPDVIESVSFKGPSAVIKSHHNVGGLPERMRLELVEPLRELFKDEVREVGRRLGLAAEVIEREPFPGPGLAVRIVGEVTRERLDLLRRADAIVMQETAAAGFGLKLWQAFAVLLPLKTVGVMGDGRSYESVIAIRAVESMDGMTADWARLDPAFLARVSSRITNEVRGVNRVVYDITSKPPATIEWE
- the gltX gene encoding glutamate--tRNA ligase; translation: MTVRTRFAPSPTGSLHIGNVRSGLFAYLYARHNGGQFIVRIDDTDRERSTRQSLDEILADLEWLGMEWDEGPPDEAYFQSNRVQRHREAALKLLRERKAYPCYCSAEELDARRKQAEREHRRPVYDRKCRGLGFPAALALPDKSAGRNYTIRFAMPLDGETVVDDLVKGRMVFQNTELDDFIIVRSDGSPIYNFASILDDVDMRITHIVRGDDHVSNTPRQMQMAYALGFTPPAFAHLPQVLGPDGSPLSKRHGATSVIAYRESGYFPQAMLNYLARLGWSHGDQEIFSRDELIGYFGFEACGKSAGVFNAEKLLWLNFHYLKERPIPRLAAEIKPFIARRGWPIPGDDAWLEKAVATLHERAKTLVELVDFASFYLKDAIEIDSKAAAKFLKLEIAEPIRALAAELESIEGELSEASVQAVFESVLARFNLKLGQLAQPVRVALTGGAVSPGIYEVIAVLGKRRTVDRLTAAVGRIEQPA
- the clpP gene encoding ATP-dependent Clp endopeptidase proteolytic subunit ClpP, with product MSVLVPYVVEQTGRGERSYDIFSRLLKDRIVFLGGPVTDDLANLVTAQLLFLESEDPEREINMYINSPGGSVTAGLAIYDTMQFVKPPVSTLCVGQAASMGSLLLAAGAKGRRYALPHSRILIHQVSGGFEGQASDIEIHAREALRLREILNDILAHHTGQNAKKVEKDTDRDNFMSAAQAVEYGLIDEVISGRPIKASL
- a CDS encoding heavy metal translocating P-type ATPase — translated: MDAQHNLEDRADEKIERFRIRGMHCANCANTIENAVAPIPGVIDAHVNFAAETLTARVSGKLAGGEIEARVAAAGYSAIAESSGVSAGESALDRLDARRNLAWVVATAIGAAVVMYLQDREGSAARIATLAAAMTLMFTAGLTFYRGAWIAARNRTANMDTLVALGVSAACFYSILTTFPAIFFAGPRFFDTAAELILFIRFGKFLEARARGRAMAALRSLLTLVPDVATVVRDGMERAVPVSELAIGDIVLVKPASRIPVDGVIVTGASAIDESMLTGESMPVDKSAGDEVSGGALNTAAAITVRATRVGSETALAQIVRMVADAQGDKAPIQRVADAVAARFVPAVIAIAALTFFAWMWLGPTLVMALTAMTAVLVIACPCAMGLATPTALMVGSGLGLRAGILFKRASALELITRIRVMLFDKTGTLTVGRPELESVVALDRDENSALSLAAIAAAGSIHPLSRAVTASAQARNLAPQFTPDTSREMPGLGVTAEHGGKQIALGNDRMMTQVGAGVDSRARDEAARVAASAATPLFLAIDRKVTAVLAFRDPVKADARGAIAALHRMGIRTVMISGDNADVAKTVAARLGIDEFHAQLMPADKIAIVKRYQESGLFTAMVGDGINDAPALAAADIGIAIGSGTDAAKETGDVVLTRDDLYDIIRALVLGRLTLNKVKQNLFWAFFYNVLGIPIAAGVLYPWFGIMLNPALAGLAMALSSVSVVSNALLLNFTGPRKLGAVRAEVGGLPGPAAPNSSTPPQARIEVSEKKEIAMATKLKCEKCGFETAMPTHCNRPMHSERVGREIKLVCWMGPDCGVADVPRHCDAPMHDAA
- a CDS encoding RMD1 family protein, with protein sequence MPSRVHQFYAVAFEENFSLRQIAPAFPEARMSPLEMFVPIEPNGGLYIFPFGAIVSHDVPVEHRERIFARLTRALPKLTTRIIREDYSVLEDSAAPIGISAGMLRVDNLTPQRAGIVALTVGQSAAMEYYERMVDSLFARTAQLVDRMASHGTVPYRITPLHRFIGEAISSRTEVLAVLHLLDKPDAAWEDPAMDLIYDDLRDDFDLVDRYAALTSKLQSIQDSLVLVLDVARDRRLVLLEVVVVLLILLEIILGVIHFTA
- the gshB gene encoding glutathione synthase, with product MPKRKKRTRKFAFIMDPLERVLVDKDTTFVFMLEAQLRGHEIYVLGIRDLYARGPNVIARARQCEVTRGSPHHRFLDEGGEYPLETFDAVFMRKDPPADAAYLYATMLLSLADSRRTFVLNHPAGLREANEKLYALNFPGAIPPTLVTYEIPRLKNFLDEQGGEMIVKPLDGHGGEGVFLVTTKDRNLGAILETVTQYESRPIMAQRYIPEARNGDKRLIVLDGEPLGCTLRVPREDEHRGNIHVGGTCVKAPITARDRDICRMLKPRLQRDGLYFVGLDIIGDYLTEVNVTSPTGVQEIDRLDGVNLEGKVIDFVESRVAGLKR